In Vibrio echinoideorum, the sequence CAAGGGATCAGAATCTTTTTGATTCAGTTCAGTCGTTATTTGTTGCAGCAGGCTCTGCGTTCGATCTTGGTGAAGTTCATCTAATAACAGTAACGCAGAGTGTGCCTTGTTCAAGTGGGTTGGTGTGTAGTTTGGCAAGCGCATGTTGGCGTGAATACTGTCGAGGAATGCCTGAGTAAACACAACGGCAGTACCTTGTGGCTCATTACTAAAATCAAAAGCGTGCACTTGCTCTCTTTGAATGAACAATACGCTCCCTTGGCTAAAAGGATAGTCCTGGAAGTCGACCATGTGCGTACCAGATCCTTGCTCGATAAACAGAATCAAGAAGAAGCTAACACGATGTGGCAGTCGAGGGTCGTGGTTAATGTTTCTTTCTGAATAGAGTCGAGACAGCGGAATCAACTCCAACTCAGCCTGCGCTGTTTTCTCATGGTTAAAGCCAATATTCGGGATTGCTTGAGACACTGTCACCTTCCTACTCGTTTACTCGGTTCCCCTTAGCAACTCTAATGTATCCCTACGCAAACTGAAATATTCCGAGTCTAGAAATTTGACTTCAACAATCTCAATGATCAGCTTCGGGGACGATGCCCTATACACTTCAATCAAGTTGAACGGACTCACTGTGACTTAAATTGCCAAAGTCTACAATATCTCTCGCACCACCATTCTTTACTATGAACGAGCGGGACTACTTCTGCCTCACTGACATTCAGTTAAATGGTTATCGTTGGTATGGTGAGAAAGAACGTTGGGTCCGTGTGATGGAAAACACAGGGTTTAACGAAGAAGACATGCAGAACTGGTACAAGCAGTTTGAGAAGATGGAGTCGAATGTTCATCAAGAGTCTTTTGAGCTTTGGAGCTTTGGAGCTTTTGAGCTTTTGAGCTTTGGAATATCGATCAACAAGAGGTCGAAAGCATTAGAGAGTAGTCAAAAAATAGAGCCACCGAAGTGACTCTATTATTCGTTCTAATTTGTCTATCTTTTACAATGTAAATTCGTCTAGTTTTTCATCTAGAATCGTTAGCATTGAATTAGTCTAGCTCAACTAGGTTCTTCTTAAATTCAGCGTGTTGCTTCTTAACTTCGTCTTCTGGTTCGCCAGTAATTAGGCTCACAATAACGATAGAAAGAGTCGATAGGATGATTCCCGGTACGATTTCGTAAACATCGAACCAACCGCCCGTGAACTGTTTCCAAAGAACAATCGTAACACCACCAACCACGATACCCGCTAGAGCGCCGTTACGGTTCATACGAGACCAGTACAGGCTCAACACGATAGCTGGACCAAACGCAGCGCCAAAACCAGCCCATGCGTAAGATACAAGGCCAAGTACTGAACTGTCTGGTGTCATCGCTAGAACAAGTGCAATCAGAGAGATTAGGATAACCGCGAAACGGCCTACACGAACAATCTCTTCCGACGTTGCGT encodes:
- a CDS encoding helix-turn-helix domain-containing protein is translated as MSQAIPNIGFNHEKTAQAELELIPLSRLYSERNINHDPRLPHRVSFFLILFIEQGSGTHMVDFQDYPFSQGSVLFIQREQVHAFDFSNEPQGTAVVFTQAFLDSIHANMRLPNYTPTHLNKAHSALLLLDELHQDRTQSLLQQITTELNQKDSDPLIVMYLFSALALVLHRLRPEVKQDALSLQQNIKFARYFELLRNNYLRVRDANWYANQINTTYKTLNQVCKVATGLTAKQIIDSFTVLEMKRQLVITNITSQKMASDFGFEDASNFVKYFKNHTQMTPSEFQKKYSKPSLSE